From the Leptospira congkakensis genome, the window AAAACTACAAACGTAGAACCGCAAACGACTTGTTAAATGCAAGAAAAGAATCCATTAAAAAGTTTGCGGAAGGACTGACGGGAGCTCTCGACAACTTAGAACGAGTTTCTAATGTTCCGAACCAAACTCCGGAAGTGGTAGCTTTCGTAGAAGGGATCAAGATGGTTCAAAAGGAATTTTATTCCGTATTGGAAAAGGAAGGAATCAAACGTTTAGATCCGAAAGGAATGCCGTTTGATCCTATGCTTATGGAAGCAATTGCTTCTGAGGAAAGTGCAGAGTTTGTCGAAGAGACTGTTGTGGAAACTTACCAAGCTGGTTATTACCATGAAGATGGTGAAAACAAACAATCCATTCGACCTGCACGTGTGAAAGTGGGAAAACCACAAAGTTAATATTAGAAAGAAGGAGAAGACTATGTCTAAGGAAAAAATCATAGGTATCGATTTAGGAACCACTAACTCTTGTGTGGCGGTTATGGAAGGTGGAGATCCTGTTGTCATTCAAAACTCAGAAGGGGCAAGAACGACTCCTTCGATTGTTGCCTTTACCGCAAAGGGTGAAACCATTGTGGGTCAGTTCGCAAAGAACCAGGCAATTACGAATGCAGTAAATACAATCCGTTCTGCGAAACGTTTTATCGGTCGTCGTTTTAACGAAGCTGGTGACGAATCAAAGATGGTATCTTACAAAGTGATCCGTGCTGGAAATGATGGTGTAAAATTTGAAACCGTTTCTGGTGAATTCACTCCACAAGAAATTGCGGCTCGTGTTCTTCAAAAAATGAAGAAAACTGCGGAAGACTTTCTTGGCCATGAAGTAAAAAAAGCAGTGGTGACTGTTCCTGCTTACTTCAATGACGAACAAAGACAAGCAACAAAAGACGCAGGTCGAATTGCTGGTCTCGAAGTAGAACGTATCATCAACGAACCAACTGCAGCAGCTCTTGCTTATGGTTTTGATAAGAAAAAAACCAGTGCAAAGATCGCCGTATACGACTTAGGTGGTGGAACTTTTGACGTTTCTATCCTAGAACTTGGTGATGGCGTATTCGAAGTAAAATCCACAAATGGGGACACCCATCTTGGTGGTGACGACTTTGATAACGTAGTTATGCAGTGGATGATCGACGAATTCAAAAAACAAACAGGAATTGATATTTCTGGGGATAAAAACACCGTACAACGATTGAAAGAAGCTGCTGAAAAAGCTAAAATCGAGTTGTCTGGAACATCTTCCACTCAAATCAACCTTCCATTCATCACAGCAGATGCTTCTGGTCCAAAACATTTGGATATGACACTCACCAAAGCAAAGTTTGATGAAATCACAAGATCTCTTGTGGAAAGAACACGTATCCCATGTATCAATGCATTAAAAGATGCAGGTCTTTCTGCTAGCGAAATTGATGAAGTCATCCTTGTGGGTGGATCCATTCGTATCCCTGCGGTGCAAGCTCTTGTAAAAGAAATTTTTGGTAAAGAACCAAACAAATCTGTAAACCCTGATGAAGTGGTGGCAGTTGGTGCGGCAATCCAAGGGGGAGTTCTTGCTGGTGAAGTAACAGATGTATTGTTACTCGATGTAACTCCACTATCTCTTGGGATTGAAACTCTCGGTGGTGTGATGACAAAACTCATCGAAAGAAACACAACCATTCCTACAAGAAAGTCACAAGTGTTCTCTACTGCTGCAGACAGCCAAACAACAGTTTCGGTTCATGTATTACAAGGGGAACGTGAAATGGCAAGTGCGAATAGAACCCTCGGTCGTTTTGATCTAGTGGGAATTCCATCTGCACCAAGAGGAGTACCTCAAATCGAAGTAACATTTGATATCGACGCAAACGGTATTGTCCATGTATCTGCGAAAGATTTAGGAACAGGAAAAGAACAAAAGATTCGTATTGAATCTTCTACTGGATTGTCAGAAGAAGAAATCAAAAAGATGGTTAAGGATGCAGAAGCACACGCAGAAGAAGATAAAAAACTTCGCGAAGCTGCTGATACTAAAAACGAATTGGAAGCCATTGTTTACCAATTAGAAAAAACCATTGGTGAATCTGCTGACAAACTCGACGAATCAGAAAAACAAAGAGCACAGGACGAAATCAAACGCGGCCGTGAAGCTATGGAATCTGGTGACGTAGAAAGAATGAAAGCTTCCCGTGATTCTATCCAAGAAGTCGCAATGCAAATTGGACAAAAGATTTATTCACAAGCTGGCCCTGAAGCAGGAGCCCCAGGTGCAGACCAAGCGGGTGCTGCGGGTCAAGGTGCAAGTGAATCTTCTGCCGGTGGCGAAAAGGTCGTTGATGCGGATTACACCGTAGTTGATGAAGATAAAAAATAAATAGAGAAAAAGAAGTAAAACTATGAGCGACCGTGGTTACTACGAAGTATTAGGCGTTTCGAAAGGTGCCTCTGATGATGAGATCAAGAGCGCCTATCGTAAGTTAGCCATTAAATATCACCCTGATAAAAATAAGGGTGATAAAGAAGCGGAAGAAAAATTCAAAGAGGCAACTGAGGCCTATGAAGTGTTACGTGATGCACAAAAACGTGCAGCGTACGATCAGTACGGCAAGGCAGGTGTGAACGCGGGAGCCGGTGGAGGATATGGAGCAGGTGCTTATACAGACTTCTCTGATATCTTTGGCGACTTCGGTGATATCTTCAGTGAGTTTTTCGGAGGCGGAGGTGGTGGCGGTAGCCGCGGTGGTGGAAGAAGGTCCGGTCCTCAAAGAGGATCGGATTTACGTTATAATTTAGAAGTTAGTTTAGAAGATGCGGCCCTCGGAAAAGAATATAAAATAGAAATCCCAAGACTTGAAACTTGTGTGGATTGTTCCGGTTCGGGAGCCTCCAAAGGATCTTCGCCTACAGTTTGTCCTGATTGTTCGGGAACAGGCCAGGTGCGAAGAACCCAAGGATTTTTTAGTGTGACAACCACTTGCCCTCGTTGTAAAGGAAAAGGAAAAGTCATTTCCAATCCTTGTAAAACTTGTAAGGGTGAGGGACTAACAGAGAAAAGACGAACTATTCATATTAAAATTCCTGCCGGTGTTGAATCTGGTAGCCGACTCAAAGTTTCTGGCGAAGGTGAGTCTGGCCCGAACGGCGGCCCTAGTGGAGATTTGTATGTAGTCACACATATCAAAAAACACCCAACCTTTGAGCGCCAAGGTAACGATTTAATTGTTCAAAAAACAATTTCTTTATCAATGGCTTGCCTCGGTGGTGAGATTGAAGTGCCTTCGATTGATGGAAAGACCATCAACTTGAAAATTCCAGAAGGAACAGAGAGTGGACAAATCTTCCGATTGAAAGGACATGGAATCCCTTACCTAGGTTCTTATGGTAAAGGGGACCAACACGTAATCATCAAAGTAGAAATTCCTAAGAAACTTTCTAAAAAACAGAGAGAACTTATGGAAGAATTTGCCCGTGAGTCCGGCGAAAAGGTCGGCAGTGGCGGAAAATCTAAGTTGTTTTTCCGCTGAACTTTTGGAGTATTGAGAGCATCTATGGATAAAAAAGTCCGACTCGGAGTCATTGGTACTGGTCATATGGGCCAATACCACGTAAACGTTGCTAAACAGCTTTCTGATGCTGAACTCATCGGAATATTTGATGCCAGCTTGGAACGCGCCAATCAAATTGCTGAAAAACATAAAACAAAAGCGTTTCCTACAATTGAAGAATTGTTAGCAGAAACAGATGCTTTGGTTATCGCTGCACCAACATTCCTTCATCACAAGATCGCAAAACAGGCATTAGCTGCAAAGAAACATGTTTTGGTTGAAAAACCAATTTCACAAACTGTGGAAGAAGCAAAAGAACTAGTGGCTTTAGCAAAACAAAACAATTTGATTTTGCAAGTTGGGCACGTGGAAAGGTTTAATGGAGCGGTTTTGGAACTTGGAAAAATTGCTGAACATCCACTCCTCATTGAATCCAGAAGGATTGCACCTTATAATAGCCGAATCACTGATGTTGGTGTTGTTTTGGATATGATGATCCATGATATTGATATTGTTTTAAACTTGGTAAAATCGGAAGTGACGAATGTCAAAGCAGTTGGATCATCAATTGTATCCAACCATGAAGATGTTGCAAGTGTGGTTCTTACTTTTGCTAACGGATGTGTTGCATCTCTCAATGCTTCGCGTGCTTCCCAAGCAAAAATCAGAACACTCAATATCTCTCAAAAAGATTCATATGTATTTTTAGATTTTACAAACCAAGAAATTGAGTTACATAGACAAGCAAGTTCTACTACTCAACTTGGTAGTGGTGAAATTAAATACCGACAAGAATCCATTGTGGAAAAAATCTTTGTTCACAAAGATAACCCTCTCAAACAGGAACATGAGCACTTTGTAAAATGTATCAAAGGAGAATCCGAACCAATGGTGAAGGGTGATTCTGATATTAAAACATTAGAAGTGGCTTATAAAATCCTGGAAGAAATTCACGGGAAAAAATAATGACAAATATTCCTGATTCAACTCGCGGAAAGTTACTCATTTCCAATTCTAGTGTGATTCAGGATTTTTTTCACAAATCCGTTGTCCTTATGGTAGACCATGACGACGACGGGGCTTTTGGTTTGGTTTTAAACAAACCTACTGACCAAACCATGGAATCCTTAATCAAAAACCTTCCAGATACCGCATACTCCAGCAAACAAGTGTTTTCTGGTGGTCCTGTGGACAATATGTTCGTATCCATTCTTCATAATGGAAAACAAACAGAAGATCCTGGTGTTGAAATTGTTCCTGGTATTTATATGGCGAGAAGTTTTGATACAATGATCGAAGTTCTTTCCTCTGATCAAATTCAATTTCGTGTTCTACAAGGATATGCAGGTTGGTCTTCCGGCCAATTGGAAAGTGAATTCGAAAGATTGTCTTGGGTGGTTTCGGATCATGTGGATGAATCCATCGTTTTTAATGAAGACGAATCAGAAGTTATCTGGCGAGAAGCACTACGAAGTAAGGGTGGAATCTACAAATACTTTGTTGACCATACAAAAGATCCATCTCTCAATTGATTCACTGAATTAGTCACCGATATGAAACTACCATCCAAAAAGATTGTGCTCAGTTCGGGTTCCTCACCTCTAGGAAAAGAACTTTTACCACTTCTATTAACAGAAGGAGCACTGGTTGTCGTTGGTGACTCAAATCCTGAAGAAATTCCCAATCATCCCAATCTTCAAAAATATAAAATCGATACAACCAAACCAGAGCAGATGGAACGTTTGATTGAATCGGCCATTGAAACATTAGATAAAATAGATGTTTTTATTTTAAATTCTGAACAAATCACTTATGCGGAAGATGAAAAAGAAGATTGGAATAGATTAAAAGTTTTATTCAATGCAAACACTTTAGCCCCCATTCACACCATACAACGATTAACGAATTTAATTTCTGTTGGGCTTCATATAGTCGTAGTTAGTTCTGATTTAAGTAAAACTCCAACCCCAGGATTTGGATTGTATGGATCTTCCAAATCTGCTTTGGATTATTTTTGGGATTCCTTTCGTGGACAAATAGGAAGAGAGTTTCGATTTTCTCGAATCATTGCTTTGGAGCCGAAATTTTCTCTGCCAAGCCGACTGGCAAAGCGAGTTTTGAAATCGGTAATTAGGCCGAAAAAACGTCGGTACGAACATTTTTACCAATTGGGAAATCGATTTTTGTTAAAATTTTTACCTTTTTTAAGTTTTTTCCGAACCTTGGTCTATGCTTTTCGCCTAAAACAAGAGAAAAAGAGAAAAATTTCTTCGAACAATCTCTCTCCAACTACTGAAAATTAATCATTCAGTACTCTTTATAAACACTCTTATCCTTCCAATTCATTCGATGCTTAATTTATAAACAGAAAATCGCCACCGCTCAGTCTACTTATGTCAGATGGAGTTCCAATCCATGGTTTTGGTCATTTCTTCCATTTGGTACAAATATTGCTAACTAAGTAAGCAGAGGGTACCCCCATGTTTATCGCAGACTATAGTGCCAAAAATATATATGATGAGATGTTTTCCAGCGAAGGTTTTCCTCGCAAAAGTTATGACTTCGTAAAAACAAAAATGGAGAGTTTGGGTGGGATCGAACTCGTAAAACGTAGTACTTCGGCAGAAAGGGCTCTCATGTCACTTGGGATCACCTTTACTTTGTATGGTGATGGAGGTGAACAAGAAAGGATCATGCCTTTTGATGTCATTCCTCGTATTGTTCCAAGTGAAGAATGGATCAGTATGGAAAAAGGACTCAAACAAAGAATCCAAGCACTTAATTTATTTTTAACAGATATTTATGGAGAAGGAAAAATTCTTAAAGATAAAATCATTCCTCGCGAATTGATTGAGTCAAGTTCCGGATACCTCAAACAATGTATTGGTTTAAAACCTCCCAAAGATATTTGGATTCATATTACTGGAACGGATTTGGTGCGTGATGGAGCTGGTGCCTTCCATGTGTTAGAAGATAACTTACGTTGTCCATCTGGTGTTTCTTATGTATTGGAAAACCGTGAAGTGATGAAACGAACTTTTCCTGAACTATTTGAAAAGTTAAACATCCGCCAAGTTTATGATTATCCTTATCACTTAAGATCAATGTTAGAGAATCTAACAGACGTAGTCGATCCAGTGATTGCTGTTTGGACTCCTGGTGTTTTTAACTCTGCGTACTATGAACATAGCTTTTTAGCACAAAAGATGGGAGTATATCTTGTTGAAGGATCGGATCTCATCGTAGAAAATCACAAAGTTTATATGAAAACTACCAAAGGACTTCGTAAAGTCGATGTGATTTATCGAAGGATTGATGATACCTTTATGGATCAGTCAAGTTTTAGGCCGGACTCTTTACTTGGTGTGAAAGGAATTTTTGAAGCATTCAAAAGAGGAAATGTTGCCCTTGCCAATGCTCCTGGAACTGGAGTGGCTGATGATAAAGTAATTTATTCTTATGTTCCTAAGATCATTAAATACTACCTAGGTGAAGAACCGATCATTCCGAATGTTCCTACTTACCTTTGTTCTGAAGAAGCCGATTTAAAATTTGTTTTGGATAACATTCACAACCTGGTTGTCAAAGCTGCAAATGGTGCTGGTGGTTATGGAATGATCATTGGTCCAAAAGCAAGTAAACAAGAACAAGAAGATTTTAAGGAACTGATCAAAGCAGATCCAAGAAATTATATTGCTCAGCCGGTTTTAAATCTTTCCACAGTTCCTACGCTCATTGCAGATAAAATCGAATCAAGACATGTTGATTTAAGGCCGTTCATTTTGTACGGAAAAGATATATATGTAATGCCGGGTGGATTAACTCGCGTTGCGCTTCGTAAAGGATCACTTGTGGTCAATTCATCCCAGGGAGGCGGTTCAAAAGACACCTGGGTTCTAGGATAAAGGTGTTATATGTTAAGCCGAGTTGCCGAATCAGTTTTTTGGATGAATCGATATATCGAGAGGGCAGAAAATTACTCAAGATTTATTGATGTCAATCACCAGTTATCTTTAGATTTGCATGAAGAGGTGCCGAACCAATGGTTGCCTCTCGTACATACTACAGGAGATATTGAATTGTTTGAGAAAAGGTATTCTAGCCCAAGTCCGGTCAATGTCATACGGTTTATGACTTTTGACGAAGAGAATCCGAATTCTATTTTTCAATGTCTTTCGAGAGCCCGTGAGAATGCCCGAACCATTCGCGAAAACATTTCCACTTCTATGTGGGAAGTGTTAAACGAGTTTTATCTCTTTGTAAAAGATTATCGTAAAGTTTACTTAGAAAGTTCTGAACTACATGGAGATACTCTTTCGATGGGGCTCTCCGATTTTCTCAGTACAGTTCGAAAAAGTTGCCAAAGTTTTTATGGATGTTCTGATGCTACCATCTCTCATGATGAGGTTTGGAACTTTTCCTTGTTGGGCAGGTTCTTAGAACGAGCAGACAAAACCACACGAATCTTAGATATGAAGTACTTTATCCTACTTCCTTCTGTTCATGATGTGGGTTCCACATTAGATTTATTACAGTGGTTATCCCTTTTGAAATCGGCATCTGCACATGAGATGTACAATCAAAAATACAAACGTGTTGATCCCACTGATATTGCAGAGTTTTTGATTTTGAATGAAACCTTTCCTAGATCCATTTTCTTTTGTATCCAAGAGATGCAAGAGGCTTTGGAAAAAATTTCTGGAATTAAGGAAGGTTTGCCAAGGAACTTAGCGCAAGATGCAACTACAGTTTATTTGAATCGTTTGCGATCAGAAAATATCAAATCCATTTTTGATAAAGGTCTACATGAATACTTAGATGATATTCAAATAGAACTCAATCATATAGGTTCCAAAATTGTGGAACGATTTTTTACAAACTAACTATGAGCATACGAGTTGCACTGTCCCATATTACAACCTACCAATATGATAAGTCGATAAAATTATCACCTCATGTGATCCGGCTTAGGCCAGCTCCACATACCAAAAATCATATTGTTTCTTATTCTCTAAATATATTACCGGAACAAAAATTTCTTAACTGGCAACAAGATCCATTTGGGAATTATTTGGCTCGGTTGGTATTTCCAGAAAAAACCAATATCTTACAAGTAGCAGTTGATTTAGTAACTGATTTAAAGGTAATCAATCCCTTTGATTTTTTTGTAGAAGAGTATGCAGAGAACTTTCCTTTTACATACGATAAGGTATTAAAAAAAGAACTCGCTCCTTACTTAAAAGTTAAAAAACCCGGGAAGTTACTTGCCCCATACTTAAAAACAATCGATAAAACGCCGAGAAGAACTGTTGAATTTTTAGTTGCTTTGAATGCAAAAATTTACTCTGACGTTGGTTATGTGATCCGTATGGAACCAGGGATCCAAACTCCAGAATTCACTCTTTCTTCAAGAATGGGATCTTGTCGTGATTCTGCTTATTTACTTGTCCAAATTCTTAGAAATATGGGTCTTGCGGCAAGATTTGTATCTGGTTATTTGATCCAATTAAAAGCCGATGTAAAGTCTTTGGATGGACCTTCTGGTGCGGAATCTGATTTCACTGACCTACATGCCTGGGCAGAAGTTTATATTCCAGGTGCAGGTTGGGTGGGTCTTGATCCTACCTCTGGTCTTTTTACAGGAGAAGGGCATATCCCTTTGGCGGCCACACCGGAACCAGAATCAGCTGGTCCGATTTATGGTTTTGCAGAAAAAGCCAAAGCAGAGTTTTCCTTTCATATGGGAGTGGAACGTGTTTTAGAAACTCCAAGGGTCACCTTACCTTACCAAGGCGAAGATTGGGAACGAATCATTCGGTTGGGTGATTCGATTGATAAACGAATTCGAAAAAATGATATAAGACTTACGATTGGTGGAGAACCAACTTTTGTATCTACGGAGAATCGGGAAGCACCGGAATGGAATTTTGATGCCCTAGGTTTTGAAAAATATTCTAAATCAGAACAACTCATCAAACGGCTGGGGAAACATTTTGCTCCTGGCGGACTTTTACAATACGGCCAAGGGAAATGGTATCCAGGGGAACCTGTCCCTCGTTGGGCGATGATTTCTTATTGGCGTAAAGATGGTGAACCTATTTGGAACCATCCCTATTTACTTGCGGATGATCGTTATACAGGTTCAGCCACAACAGAAGATGCAAGAAGATTCATTAGTGTTCTCGGGAGCCGATTAAATATACCTTCCAAATCAATTCATACTGCTTATGAAGATAATTTATATTATCTTTGGCAAGAAGCAAATCTACCAACAGAAACCGAATTGATGTTAGATGGATTGAACACTTACGATAAAATGGAACGGGAACGTATTTTAAGAGTCATTGATTCTGGTATCCATCGCGAAGTCGGTTATACAATCCCACTGGATTATGATGTTTTCCGGTCATCTTGGATATCAGATGAATGGAGTTTTCGCCGAGGAAAAATGTTTTTAATTCCTGGTGATTCACCCATTGGGCTCAGGCTTCCCTTACACTCATTAGGTGGAAAACCATATTATCCTTATCCGGAAGATCCTTCGACTCCCAAACCTTCTTTACCAAAAGCAAAGGAATTGGGTCAATCTCCATTTTCATCAACAAACGTTAGTTATTCTATTGGAGGAATTCATACAAGGACAGCTCTATGTGTGGAACCTAGAAATGGAAACATTCGGGTGTTTTTACCACCAATCCAATCATTGGAAGGTTGGCTCCGTCTCATTTACGCTATTGAACAGACTGCTTTAGAAACCGATATACCGATTGTATTGGAAGGTTATGAAGCTCCTCATGATCCTAGACTCAATCGTTTTAAGATCACACCGGATCCTGGAGTGATTGAGGTCAATTTTCATCCATCTTCTTCTTTTGGAGAAATTGTTGAAAAAACGCAGGTTCTATATGAAGAAGCCACGCAACTACGATTGACTGCAGAAAAATTTTTGATTGATGGTCGTCATTCTGGTACTGGTGGTGGAAATCATATCACTCTCGGTGGTGCTTCTGTTGGTGATAGTCCATTTTTAAGAAAACCTTCGCTTTTACGAAGTTTGGTGGCATATTGGCAAAATCATCCAGGACTCTCTTATTTGTTTTCTGGAATGTTCATTGGCCCGACTTCTCAATCACCAAGAATTGATGAAGCTAGAAATGATTCCTTACACGAATTAAAAATTGCCTTCCAACAAATTGATTCTAATCGGCACACACCACCTTGGATGTTGGATCGAGTTTTAAGAAATATCTTAATTGATATTACTGGGAATACTCACCGAACAGAAATTTCGATTGATAAACTTTTTGATCCTGGTTCGCCTACCGGGCGTTTGGGGCTTATTGAAATGCGTGCGTTTGAAATGCCTCCTCATTACCAGATGAGTGTCATCCAACAAGCATTTATGATGGCAATCATTTGTCGATTTTGGGAAGATCCATACTATGGAAGTCCAATCAATTGGAATACGGAGTTACATGATCGTTTTATGTTGCCTTACTTTGTGTATCGTGACTTTAAGGAAGTGATCCAAGATTTGCAGAATAGTGGCTTTGGATTTTTATCAAAAGACTTTGATCCATTTTTTGAATTTAGATTTCCTCAATATGGAATTTGTTATTTGGATGGAATGGAAATTGAATTACGAATGGCTTTAGAACCTTGGAACGTACTTGGTGAAGAAAATACAGCACAAGGAACTTCAAGAGGAGTAGACTCTGCAACTGAACGAGTTCAAGTCAAAGTCAAAGGATTTCATCCAGAAAGATATCGTTTGAGTTGCAACGGGTACGAAGTTCCGCTACAACCTACATCTGTTCAAAATGAATTTGTTGCTGGAGTCAGGTTTAAGGCTTGGTCTCCTGTTTTTACTTTACACCCACAAATACCTGCGCAACAGTCTTTAGTGTTTGATGTTTATGATACTTGGAATCATAGAGCACTCGGAGGATGTACGTATCATGTATCCCATCCAGGAGGATTGTCTTACCAAACTATTCCTATTAATGGGTATGAAGCAGAATCCAGAAGGATCTCTCGTTTTTGGACTCATGGACATAAGATTGGAAAAAGCCTTCCACCAATTCGATTGGAAAATAAAGCCTTCCCATCAACATTGGATCTTAGGATGGTAACATTCAAGTAGATGATGACACAAGATCCTTATCATTTAATCGGAAATTATAAAACGATTCCTGGAGTTTATGATGAACTCTATGATGCTGATGGTCAAATTCGAAACAAATATAAGTTTTTAGTTAAATCCTTTCAAGAGTTAGGGCCCGCAGAACTTGTCAATCGTAGACGTGATACGGATCGAATTCTTAGAGAGAATGGTGTTACATATAACTTATACCAATCAGACTCACCAGAAGCAAAGGAAAGACCTTGGGATTTGGATTTGTTTCCTTTGGTTATGGAAAGTGAAGAGTGGCGTGTTTTAGAAAGAGGGTTAAACCAACGGGCCGATTTGTTAGATGCTCTTGTCAGAGATGTTTACTCCAAAAGACGCCTGTTATACGAAAAAAAAATTCCTCCCGAAATTCTTTTTAATGAATCTTCTTTTTTGCGCGCTTGTGATGGAATGTATGATTCCAATCACTTCCTTACTAAAAATCCAGCTCTATTATTTTTTGTTTGTGATTTGATTCGTGCTGCCGATGGCAACTTTTACGTTTTAAATGATAGGGTCCAAGCACCTTCTGGTTCTGGTTATTCATTAGAAAATCGAATTGTACTATCTCGAATTTTCCCAAGTATGTACCGCGATGCGATGGTTCACCGTGTTGCCGTTTATTTTCGGTCCCTTCGTAAATCATTAACTCAACTAGCGGGTGTTACTGGTCGCGAGCCAGTGATTGTTTTGTTAACACCTGGTCCATCGAACGAAACATATTTTGAACATGCCTACCTTGCTGGTTATTTGGGTTATACGCTTGTACAAGGTGAAGATTTAACTGTTAGAAAAAATAAAGTTTATATGAAAACCGTAGAAGGTTTACAACAAATCGATTTGATTCTAAGAAGGGTCGATGATGATTTTATGGATCCATTAGAACTAAGAGGGGATTCACTTTTGGGAGTTCCTGGACTTTTGGAATCGGTTCGTTCGGGACATGTCAAAATCGCAAATCCCATCGGAACCGGATTTTTAGAAAACCGAGCCCTATTACCATTTTATTCTGACCTATGTCGTTTTTATTTAGGAGAGGATTTGATCCTTCCTATGGCTCCTACCTATTGGATGGGAACAAAAGAACATTTCCAATTGGTATTACAAAATCCCGAAAAATTTGTTTTTAAAACTGTATCACGCACTGATGAAGAAAAACCAGTTACCTTTATCGAACTGAGTGGAGAAAGAAAGGATTCGTTTTTACAAAAACTAAAATCATTCCCCAATCGTTTCATCGCACAAGAAATGATCGCATCTGCCACCGTACCAGTATTAGGTGAAAATGGGTTTCGACCAGGTCGAGCGATCATGAGAACCTTTGTATCTTCTTCCGGCTCCGGTTACCAAACAATGGCTGGTGGTTTGGTAAGAGTATCTCCTTCCTTAGATGATTTCTTTATTACGAGCCAAAGAGGAGCTTGGAGTAAAGACCTTTGGGTTCTTGCAACTGAAACACAAAAAGAAGAATCTTTACTTGTGGCAAAATCAGACCAAGTGATGATTTCCAGAAAAAGTTCCGGAGTCCCTAGTCGTGTGGCTGATAATTTATTCTGGTTGGCAAGGTATTTGGAACGATCCGAAAACCAAACAAGGGTCATACGAGAAGCTGTTTATAAAATTTTACAAGTAGAAGACGGTTACGAAAGAGAATCTTTAGAAAATTCATTAAAACTAGTAACACATGTAACCAATAGTTATCCAGGTTTTCTT encodes:
- a CDS encoding circularly permuted type 2 ATP-grasp protein, translating into MMTQDPYHLIGNYKTIPGVYDELYDADGQIRNKYKFLVKSFQELGPAELVNRRRDTDRILRENGVTYNLYQSDSPEAKERPWDLDLFPLVMESEEWRVLERGLNQRADLLDALVRDVYSKRRLLYEKKIPPEILFNESSFLRACDGMYDSNHFLTKNPALLFFVCDLIRAADGNFYVLNDRVQAPSGSGYSLENRIVLSRIFPSMYRDAMVHRVAVYFRSLRKSLTQLAGVTGREPVIVLLTPGPSNETYFEHAYLAGYLGYTLVQGEDLTVRKNKVYMKTVEGLQQIDLILRRVDDDFMDPLELRGDSLLGVPGLLESVRSGHVKIANPIGTGFLENRALLPFYSDLCRFYLGEDLILPMAPTYWMGTKEHFQLVLQNPEKFVFKTVSRTDEEKPVTFIELSGERKDSFLQKLKSFPNRFIAQEMIASATVPVLGENGFRPGRAIMRTFVSSSGSGYQTMAGGLVRVSPSLDDFFITSQRGAWSKDLWVLATETQKEESLLVAKSDQVMISRKSSGVPSRVADNLFWLARYLERSENQTRVIREAVYKILQVEDGYERESLENSLKLVTHVTNSYPGFLGDDASELFLNPFSELQRLTSDRGVVGSLAFHLRSLVIASKSVRDRLSDDMKKILLHLEDQSHHEIDSYDQIIDFLQKIVLNLSSLTGLSFENMSREAGWYFLNLGRRIERSINMILMLQGMIRWDSFRDKASFETFLRINDIRLTYNRRYSGKIDQESVLDILLFDTTNPRSFAYQLEQINSDIKFLPGKNEKVVYSEDRAALQLYTHFKMKDISIFFESENPLESVSIWLEELHYHLKNLSDALASRYFNYTEEQTRIGDGNG